In the genome of Pagrus major chromosome 17, Pma_NU_1.0, the window TACTGTTCTGCATTTTGAAGGTCTTCAGACCTAATCCAGCCTCGAGCCGTACACCTCcacttcacacagactcaggaaCTCTTCTTTTCCTGGGATGACTATGTTAACGTAGCGACCATCCAGGCCAGGACACTGGAATTCAGCAGTACCTCCTGCTTCGATACTTTGGATCACAGCACACCTGACAGACGAAGCAGAAATCACTTGATGAACAAAAGGTCATGAAGCAGTTATAAAATCATACTTCAAAAGTAAAACCAGAGATTaacaataaagaataaagagtAGGGGTGGGCAATCTGGTCAAAATATAATATCATGATCTATTTAATAATGGTCTTTTTCCTCAATTTTTAAAGGCCCAGTAGATGATAGTGTTGGGACTCTCACCACATGGTTCCGACAGTAGAGCGACCTGCACGTAGACCGAAGATTAAATGCGACCTCCTTGCGCTAATAAAGCCTGGTAAGCAAAGGAAAGTGCACCGACACtaatgtccagtaggtggcACCTGATTGTCAccgttttaatgatttgatcatattttttattaatatttattcatttaatttctaaaaattacacacctgccctaccatcAATCCTGAcaatggtgccccgtgtgaggtcATTTTAAACACGCTTTATTgcaatatttatttatgcacAATAATCCAGAATTATTAATCCCAACAATAGTCagatttaaaatgtctgatgaatttctccatttgcaaaattacaatataatataccattaaaaagttatttttgacACAAGCTCCTCATCTGCATTGCTGCTAACTACTCTCATTTAATCCTATAAAATACATCACCCAAAGAAGAGCCACATGAAGTAATTCTTCCAGATTGTCATCTACCTGGCTACATCATTCTATCAATGATTTTAAGAGCTGATGCATGAGGAGAAAGACAGCTACGACAAATactaaatcattggtgccttcttaAAAAATCGAGAATACAAAAAGATACAAGatattaagatgtttctttcctttcctttcctttccttttcagcgtgtctgcttctgtgtctaaagtaTGTTGTTCTTCccaacagctgtttgaacacactgtttgaGCTGATTGCACCATTTACGCCAAATTTACTAAAGAATATAACatattgacagtaaacatgtcaaattttataAAATCTACAAACAGTAACTAATAAAGGCTTCTTCTTGACGCCCAAGGAGAAGGTCCCAGACTACTTTTAGAAACCACCCAATTTTGTACAAACTgtacaaactttgtgaaaagctgtctacaacaaattcttaaatatttgggcctacttgtgaattcagcaactGTTTTACATAAAGATATTTATTCTTTGTGTGTGCTCCAGTAATGAAGGAGTTTATTTGCACATGGagtggggaagtgagatccgaCCACAAGTGGTCACTCTCAAGACGCATGTTAAGACGCATTTAACGCCGGGTGTGAAATGAAGGGCTTGAAGCTGTCCACTTGTAATTGCATCACTGAAGACAGATGGTAATGCCAAATGTGAACAGGCAATTGACACAGTGCTGCTTTGGGTAAAATGCCAATGACGGCATGCTTAAATGCTGAAGTTCAAACGGCTGTGTTGGTCTCATTTAGTATTGCAAATGATTaaccaaaaacaaactgttttaccAGAATAGTTTACCATTTTACCATCTGCTGGCATGGTTAAAAATACTGATTAGAGCGGTCAAGAATACGTTGTGCTGTATCCTACCTGGCATTGTTGTTGCCATTGTTGTCAAGAGAATCTCCAATTCTGATCTCGGCTCCATTGAGGCGTTCTGGGTTTGATTTCATGTTGGTTATCTTCACAGTAAACACTTTATAGGTTTTGCGCAGATCCAGTCGCCACCAGGGGCCGATGTCGTTGTTTGTGTGACTGCAGGAGCCGTCCCCCCACTCGTTGTTCTGACTTAAGTCTATGGCGTTATTTGCAAAGCCAAATTCAAACAATGACGACTGTGTGGCTTTTCCTTGGAGGGCCAGGTTCTCTTCTGCGAAAAGAACGCACAAAAATGACCATTAAAAGCTGGACTTAAAGCAAAATCACAGCATATTCATAGTGTACTTAAATGAACTACtagatttttttcttggaaTGTTTAGTTAAATTTTTCCTGTGACTCTTTGAAGAAATGTTATTTCATGGTTTAGGATGCAGGATACAATTCTTACTGAAGTTTCTTTAATGCAAAAGCATTAAAGCTTCTACGAATGgtttaataacattaaaatcaaTGATATGATTTTCCTTTTGGTTCATACCACACTTTATAGATGAGATGACAGTTACTGCATACCGTTCACGTTCATGTAATAGCTCAGATTCTCACCGGTTGGGGAACGATACCCATAGACTTCCACTTCACAGACTGTAACGATCCTTCGTGAACCAGGTATAACCAAAGTCACGTAACGTCCCTCCACACGATCAGTGAAAGTCTGACTGAACGTTTCAGCTCTACCGATGTCAGCAATCGTTGCAACCctaacagagagaaagacagagaaagtaGCCCATGAATCACATGTAATACCTTTTGTTTAATGGTAAGAtaaggatgaaaaaaaacaggcttgttgagtatgtttttttatttattttttttattttccaaggACATATCTAAGATTCCTCCGTGTACCACCAGTGGTAATAGAACAGCGTTTTAAAAATACTAGCGTTATAGATATATGGCGTAAACAATGCGACATATTGTTGAGTAAGGTGAATCAGTTATTTGCACTGTTATGGCCACCAACCTAGGGACTTAAAGATTATATGCTGTTTCCAGCATATAATCCATGctgtttaaaaatggaaaacttTGAACTCTAAGACATTTTAACACTATCAAAATACTGcagaatttcaaattaaaatactgaaaataaatactaaaatgtattactgaaatgtaatttaaaataatttttctttCCTGTAATATTTTGCTTCAGCCTGCTGCATAGTCGCATTCATGCAGGTCGCACATGCATACGTCATCCATGATTAGTTACAAGCTAAATTCAAACTGTGatgacaaaatattaaaataaaaggtTCAAAAAGACTCCAAGCAAATAACACAAATCAGTAAGTCAAGCTATGCtactgtattttaacatttatcatAATGGGGGTACGTGGAGAGCCTAATATTTTCTGAGGTGTTAGACAGTTCAGAAAGTTAGAGAAACACTGATCTAATATATTTTACAACAAATGTTTGTAGAAAatgcttttgttatttttcatatcAACTCACACTGGGTTTTCAAAACCATTTCTTTCCACAGAGTTGCCTATGTGGACTTCCATCCCGTTGATCCTGGTTTCACAGCAGTCTCCTCTGTTGACgatggtgatggaggtgatgatGTAGGACTCCAGCAGGTCCACTCTCCACCAGGGGTTTTTCGCTTCAGTAGTGTGTGCACATGATCCAGCACTGTATTCAGATTCGTGGTTTCCATCGATTGCATTGTAGGCAGCCGCGAATGCG includes:
- the LOC141012553 gene encoding uncharacterized protein; this translates as MNFSVLVVLLLLGTCSAVKYQNVALRGKATQSARYGDAFAAAYNAIDGNHESEYSAGSCAHTTEAKNPWWRVDLLESYIITSITIVNRGDCCETRINGMEVHIGNSVERNGFENPVVATIADIGRAETFSQTFTDRVEGRYVTLVIPGSRRIVTVCEVEVYGYRSPTEENLALQGKATQSSLFEFGFANNAIDLSQNNEWGDGSCSHTNNDIGPWWRLDLRKTYKVFTVKITNMKSNPERLNGAEIRIGDSLDNNGNNNARCAVIQSIEAGGTAEFQCPGLDGRYVNIVIPGKEEFLSLCEVEVYGSRLD